In one window of Patescibacteria group bacterium DNA:
- a CDS encoding glycosyltransferase family 2 protein: MKNEKILVLVPAYNEAENIRGVILDVQKNLGRVDILVVNDGSTDNTLTQVRKTKAIVLNLSQNLGIGGSVQAGLLYAVENDYDLVLRLDGDGQHRAEDLRKLKEKLQKSKLDVLIGSRFRSHHNFKFGFFRKIGIRYFSWLVSALTHHQILDPTSGLQAINRPALQFLAKNYPQDYPEVEAVLILSLAGFKIGEMAAKMKERSGGTSSISWRKSIYYMLKVTLAILVNLIRNKPKRS; the protein is encoded by the coding sequence AGAAAATATCAGGGGCGTGATTTTGGATGTGCAAAAAAATTTGGGGCGAGTCGATATTTTAGTGGTGAATGATGGTTCAACCGATAATACTTTAACGCAAGTTCGAAAAACAAAAGCCATTGTTTTGAACTTGAGCCAAAATTTAGGCATTGGCGGTTCGGTCCAAGCTGGATTATTGTATGCCGTAGAAAATGATTATGATTTAGTTTTACGTTTAGACGGCGACGGCCAACACCGAGCTGAAGATTTGCGAAAACTTAAAGAAAAACTGCAAAAAAGCAAATTAGATGTTTTGATTGGTTCCAGATTCCGCTCGCATCATAACTTTAAATTCGGCTTTTTTCGAAAAATCGGCATTCGGTATTTTTCCTGGTTAGTCAGCGCTTTGACCCATCATCAAATTTTAGACCCGACTTCTGGTTTGCAGGCGATTAATCGGCCGGCACTGCAATTTTTAGCGAAAAATTATCCGCAAGATTATCCCGAAGTGGAAGCAGTTTTGATTTTGTCTTTGGCGGGATTTAAAATTGGGGAGATGGCGGCAAAAATGAAAGAACGTTCTGGCGGCACCTCGAGTATTTCTTGGCGAAAATCAATTTATTATATGCTTAAAGTAACTTTGGCAATTTTGGTAAATTTAATTAGAAATAAACCGAAAAGGTCGTAA
- a CDS encoding DUF2304 domain-containing protein, with translation MFLIFKTHQIFGFVVSLLFLILIIEMVRRRKLLEGYSLLWIFTGLILVVISLWEKLWIKIASLLGIVYAPFSLLIFFSLFLIIVCLDFSMKISKSSQQIKGLIQKVALLENKVEKCQKKSSKSKK, from the coding sequence ATGTTTTTAATTTTTAAAACTCATCAAATTTTTGGCTTTGTCGTGAGCTTATTATTTTTAATTTTAATTATTGAAATGGTGAGACGCCGCAAACTGCTTGAAGGTTATTCTTTGCTCTGGATTTTTACCGGTTTAATTTTAGTGGTGATTTCTTTATGGGAAAAATTATGGATTAAAATCGCCAGTTTACTGGGGATTGTTTACGCTCCCTTTAGTTTGTTGATTTTCTTTTCATTATTTTTAATTATTGTTTGTTTAGATTTTTCGATGAAAATCTCCAAATCGAGCCAGCAGATTAAAGGCTTGATTCAAAAAGTAGCGCTTTTAGAAAATAAGGTTGAAAAATGCCAAAAAAAATCTTCAAAATCGAAAAAATAA